Proteins found in one Legionella pneumophila subsp. pascullei genomic segment:
- a CDS encoding SIS domain-containing protein codes for MVQLEERVRHLFGVTIEAKISAADMLSNSIAKAGKLLVNCLLNDGKIFICGSGGSSANCMHFSSSMLNHFEVERPSLPVINLSADASCLSSFADEHHYGQVFARQIQALGQEQDVLLLLTTSGNSDSMLQALHAASERGMDTIALSGRDGGVLANHMGPEDIEIRVASDSTALIRELHLFILHCFCDLIEQSLFGQVLG; via the coding sequence ATGGTTCAGTTAGAAGAAAGAGTAAGACATTTGTTTGGTGTCACAATAGAAGCAAAAATATCAGCGGCTGATATGTTATCGAATTCAATAGCTAAAGCAGGGAAGTTGCTGGTTAACTGTTTATTGAATGATGGCAAAATATTTATTTGCGGTAGTGGGGGATCTAGCGCCAATTGCATGCACTTTTCCAGTTCGATGTTAAATCATTTCGAAGTGGAAAGGCCTTCTCTGCCGGTTATTAATTTAAGCGCTGATGCGTCTTGCTTGAGTTCATTTGCTGATGAGCATCATTATGGTCAAGTGTTTGCAAGGCAAATTCAAGCCTTAGGGCAGGAACAAGATGTATTGCTTTTACTAACTACGTCAGGTAATTCTGATAGCATGTTACAAGCTCTTCATGCGGCAAGTGAACGCGGCATGGATACGATTGCACTGAGCGGTCGGGATGGAGGTGTTTTGGCGAATCATATGGGGCCAGAAGATATAGAGATAAGAGTAGCATCAGACAGTACCGCATTGATAAGAGAGCTGCACTTGTTCATATTGCATTGTTTTTGTGATTTAATCGAGCAATCTTTGTTTGGCCAAGTTTTAGGATAA
- a CDS encoding BON domain-containing protein, protein MFKQGCFILVILFLASCLSGCLGALWTGATLAYDRHNVYKKLDDYNLIIALNDVLAVNRTFKNSETVLDIAVFNRDILIAGHVPSQELYDELQQRLGRVKGYRRLFNRVIINKMPSNSIQDSWITTKIRSQIFADSSIDPNAFKVVTSDHIVYLMGDVQTEQAEKVIKIARFTEGVQRVVKLMRYYTYQPATNMA, encoded by the coding sequence ATGTTTAAACAGGGATGTTTTATACTAGTCATCTTATTTTTGGCAAGCTGTTTATCAGGTTGTCTGGGCGCCCTATGGACTGGAGCAACTCTAGCTTATGACAGGCACAATGTATATAAAAAGTTAGATGATTATAATTTAATAATAGCTCTTAATGATGTTTTAGCAGTCAATCGAACATTTAAAAATTCAGAGACAGTATTAGATATCGCTGTGTTCAATAGAGATATTTTAATAGCAGGACATGTTCCTTCTCAGGAGTTATACGATGAATTACAACAACGTCTTGGCAGAGTTAAAGGCTATAGACGCTTATTTAATCGAGTAATTATCAATAAAATGCCATCCAACTCAATCCAGGACAGTTGGATTACCACAAAAATCCGCAGCCAAATTTTTGCGGACTCTTCAATCGATCCTAACGCTTTTAAGGTGGTTACCTCTGATCATATTGTCTATTTGATGGGAGATGTTCAGACAGAGCAAGCTGAAAAAGTGATTAAAATTGCAAGATTCACAGAGGGTGTGCAGAGAGTAGTAAAACTTATGAGATATTATACTTATCAACCTGCTACGAATATGGCCTGA
- the legP gene encoding Dot/Icm T4SS effector LegP — translation MKTKSWIVSLFYSSLYFSSSYAINLHQTTIIDPLMGSRTITYEQVGEFAVVEGDILIGKAENLKNQGAVITPKVGGSRWPNGVIPYEIAENLPFINKLAILQAIDHWQKRTNIEFVELTSKNRYDYRDYISFIPAEGTTCSSYVGRQGGKQEINLAPRCTTMNTVHEIGHALGMWHEQSRSDRNQYIRIVWENIDEEHKFNFDQHLTDGKDFGEYDYGSIMHYGRFAFSKNGQETIIPLIDGVEIGQRTQLSEKDIAAIKAMYPEA, via the coding sequence ATGAAAACTAAATCATGGATTGTAAGTTTGTTTTATTCCTCATTATATTTCTCTTCTTCTTATGCAATTAATCTCCATCAAACCACAATAATTGATCCATTAATGGGCAGTCGTACCATTACCTATGAGCAAGTTGGAGAATTTGCAGTAGTAGAGGGTGATATTTTGATTGGTAAAGCGGAGAATCTTAAAAACCAAGGTGCTGTTATTACACCGAAAGTCGGAGGTTCACGTTGGCCAAATGGTGTTATCCCTTATGAAATTGCTGAAAATTTACCTTTTATAAACAAGCTTGCCATTCTACAAGCAATAGATCATTGGCAAAAAAGAACGAATATAGAGTTTGTTGAATTAACTTCTAAAAATCGTTATGACTATCGTGATTATATTTCCTTTATCCCCGCAGAAGGCACAACCTGCTCTTCCTATGTTGGACGCCAGGGAGGGAAGCAAGAAATCAATTTGGCGCCAAGATGCACTACCATGAATACGGTACATGAAATAGGACATGCCTTGGGAATGTGGCATGAGCAATCCCGATCAGACAGAAATCAATATATTCGCATTGTATGGGAAAATATTGATGAAGAGCATAAATTTAATTTTGATCAACATTTAACTGATGGGAAGGATTTCGGTGAATACGACTATGGATCCATTATGCATTATGGTCGATTTGCTTTTTCCAAGAATGGCCAAGAAACCATCATACCTCTGATTGATGGAGTTGAAATAGGGCAGCGAACTCAGTTAAGTGAAAAAGATATCGCTGCCATCAAAGCAATGTACCCTGAAGCCTAA
- the rsmI gene encoding 16S rRNA (cytidine(1402)-2'-O)-methyltransferase, translating to MTNTLATDLGTLYIVATPIGNREDISFRALNTLKNVDLILAEDTRHSKQLLTSLGIKNNLSSLHAYNEANKSKEIIEKLLHGKSIALISDAGTPLISDPGFPLVKQAHEHHIPVVPVPGACALIAALSAAGVPCDSFAFLGFLPAKQSARKHELQSLRSAPYTLVFYESTHRIIDSLNDIAEIYGQDCELVLAKEITKSFERFVSGKIREIIDWLLSDPGHTKGEFVLIFPPRSSNKELHSHEKLLKILLEELPLKQAVAIACKLTNANKNQIYEEALKLKGS from the coding sequence ATGACAAACACTCTAGCAACAGATTTAGGAACCCTCTACATAGTTGCTACTCCAATAGGAAATCGTGAAGACATTTCTTTCAGGGCTCTCAATACATTGAAAAACGTTGATTTAATACTTGCAGAAGATACACGCCATTCCAAACAATTATTAACCTCACTAGGAATAAAAAATAATTTAAGTTCATTGCATGCCTATAATGAAGCAAACAAAAGCAAGGAGATAATTGAGAAGCTGCTCCATGGAAAATCAATCGCATTAATCAGTGACGCGGGAACACCGTTGATTAGCGACCCAGGATTTCCTTTGGTGAAACAAGCCCATGAGCACCATATCCCTGTTGTGCCTGTTCCTGGCGCCTGTGCTTTAATTGCCGCATTAAGCGCTGCAGGAGTACCCTGCGATTCTTTTGCCTTTTTAGGTTTTCTGCCGGCCAAACAAAGTGCCAGAAAACATGAACTTCAATCATTGCGCTCAGCGCCCTATACCTTAGTATTCTATGAATCAACTCATAGAATCATAGACAGCCTTAACGATATTGCAGAGATCTATGGCCAAGATTGTGAACTGGTTTTAGCAAAAGAAATAACCAAAAGCTTTGAGCGATTTGTATCTGGAAAAATAAGAGAAATTATAGACTGGCTATTGAGCGACCCTGGTCATACCAAAGGTGAGTTTGTTTTAATTTTTCCACCTCGTTCATCAAATAAAGAACTCCATTCGCATGAAAAATTACTCAAAATACTATTGGAAGAATTACCTTTAAAGCAAGCTGTGGCTATCGCATGCAAATTGACTAATGCCAACAAAAATCAGATCTATGAGGAAGCATTGAAATTAAAAGGGAGCTAA
- a CDS encoding alkane 1-monooxygenase, producing the protein MDVLKKYSFLLVYLLIPLPFVSLHLGGWYSFLPFLIVFAFIPLIDAFFHDSANPTLEKEQELLKDKFFKCITCAYVPVQVTIIAYGIYIVSTQDLVWNEWLGFTMSLGLISGGVGINFAHEMMHKNSKLQQLMSKILLVTVCYGHFFIEHVKGHHVKVATPDDPATAQLGENLYQFLPKTILGSFQSALLLEEKRLSHKNYPLWSLHNNFWWILTFPLIICVICLIFGGLNALSFFLLQSFIAILTLEIVNYIEHYGLERKMLSNGQYEKVNPNHSWNANHWLSNQLLIHLQRHSDHHAHGARPYQILRHMEKSPQLPSGYLGMIIIALIPPLWHYIMDKRVIAYRIQLKQLEEI; encoded by the coding sequence ATGGATGTCTTAAAAAAATACAGTTTTTTACTAGTCTACTTACTTATCCCATTGCCCTTTGTCTCTTTACATTTAGGAGGCTGGTATAGTTTTCTACCCTTCTTAATTGTTTTTGCTTTCATTCCCTTAATTGATGCCTTTTTTCATGATTCGGCAAATCCAACACTGGAGAAAGAACAAGAACTCCTAAAAGATAAATTTTTTAAATGCATTACTTGTGCTTATGTGCCTGTTCAAGTAACCATCATTGCTTATGGAATCTATATAGTCAGTACTCAAGATTTGGTTTGGAATGAATGGCTAGGATTTACCATGTCACTAGGACTTATCTCAGGTGGAGTAGGCATCAACTTTGCTCATGAAATGATGCATAAAAACAGTAAATTGCAACAACTAATGAGTAAAATTTTGCTAGTTACAGTTTGCTATGGTCATTTTTTTATTGAGCATGTCAAGGGCCATCATGTCAAAGTAGCAACACCTGATGACCCTGCCACAGCTCAATTAGGTGAAAACTTATATCAATTTTTACCAAAAACGATATTAGGCTCGTTTCAATCAGCCTTGCTTTTAGAAGAAAAGCGCTTATCACATAAAAATTATCCTCTTTGGAGTTTACATAATAATTTTTGGTGGATACTTACTTTTCCATTAATCATTTGCGTAATCTGCTTGATTTTTGGTGGATTAAATGCCCTATCATTTTTCTTATTACAATCATTCATTGCCATTCTGACATTAGAAATTGTTAACTATATTGAACACTATGGGCTAGAACGGAAAATGCTCAGTAACGGCCAATATGAAAAAGTAAATCCAAATCATTCCTGGAACGCGAATCATTGGCTTAGCAATCAGCTGCTAATTCACTTGCAACGGCATTCCGATCATCATGCCCATGGTGCGCGTCCTTATCAAATTTTACGTCATATGGAGAAAAGCCCTCAACTTCCTTCAGGGTACCTCGGAATGATCATCATCGCTTTAATTCCACCACTCTGGCATTACATCATGGACAAGAGAGTGATTGCCTATCGAATCCAGTTAAAACAATTGGAAGAAATTTAA
- a CDS encoding penicillin-binding protein activator, with the protein MLIKQLKLRMVLVLVSIFLLCQCTKTVNSTEPVVKANKKLKNPYSLPTAAYLAMAKSQEGHVKQSALISAAGRLITDGQWKQGTAILAQTEELTVEQANEKNLLLAKIDFMRDKPRDALAKLAKIKEPENLSLYNQIQFHEELAKSFRAIGSYSESVSERIKLESLLPDEESQANNRRALWLTLTSLPQAELNTMAMEAVDKSEMQGWLQLAVISRKYRNNSKSLLAALDQWQMHFSNHPANQILPNPLDSISSKLLTPPKQVALLLPLSGSLSGPGHAIREGFMAAYKANRGDESTKIKVYDTSKGDITNTYHQAISDGAEYVVGPLTKAQVATIASLDHPVPTLLLNDTDTSTQNNSYSLGLSPVNEAIQVAIKAKSKGYRKALIIAPNNAWGNEVTKAFTNQWNEDGGLVVDTLRYAAKQDLNKSMKDFLQITNSQEREKKLKQVLGYNVQSTTSRRQDFDMIFLLAYPSKARQIMPLLKYYYAGDVPVYATSSVYGGSANALKDKDLDGIIFCDIPWVFSHQMGTKNWPEQFNSYNRLYALGMDSYTLATQLNQLILFPADGSNDSTGILYLKPTQQVARVLEWGQFKQGLAHSLGDTV; encoded by the coding sequence ATGTTAATAAAACAATTAAAACTTCGCATGGTCTTAGTATTGGTATCGATTTTTTTGCTTTGCCAATGCACAAAAACAGTGAACTCAACCGAACCTGTCGTAAAAGCCAACAAAAAATTAAAAAATCCATATTCATTACCTACTGCAGCATACTTGGCTATGGCCAAGAGTCAAGAAGGCCATGTAAAGCAAAGCGCATTGATTTCAGCAGCCGGCCGCTTAATTACTGATGGGCAGTGGAAGCAAGGAACCGCCATTTTAGCACAAACTGAAGAATTAACGGTTGAGCAGGCCAATGAAAAGAATCTTTTATTGGCAAAAATCGACTTTATGCGTGATAAGCCCAGGGATGCCTTAGCTAAGCTAGCTAAAATTAAGGAGCCTGAAAATCTCTCATTATATAATCAAATCCAGTTTCACGAAGAATTAGCAAAATCATTTCGGGCCATTGGTAGTTACTCTGAATCAGTGAGTGAGCGTATCAAATTAGAATCATTGCTCCCTGATGAAGAAAGTCAGGCCAATAACCGACGGGCTTTGTGGTTGACTTTAACCAGTTTACCTCAAGCGGAATTAAATACGATGGCTATGGAAGCCGTGGATAAATCAGAAATGCAAGGCTGGTTACAGCTGGCTGTTATTTCCCGTAAGTACAGAAATAACTCAAAATCATTGTTGGCTGCCTTGGATCAATGGCAGATGCATTTTAGTAATCATCCAGCCAATCAGATTTTACCTAATCCATTAGACAGCATATCAAGTAAATTATTAACCCCGCCTAAACAGGTCGCCTTATTATTGCCTTTGAGTGGCTCATTATCCGGGCCGGGTCATGCTATACGGGAAGGCTTTATGGCAGCCTATAAGGCCAACAGGGGAGATGAATCAACAAAAATTAAAGTTTATGATACAAGCAAGGGCGATATTACGAACACATATCACCAAGCTATTTCGGATGGTGCTGAATATGTTGTTGGTCCTTTAACGAAAGCTCAAGTCGCTACCATCGCATCCCTGGATCATCCAGTTCCTACCCTATTGCTAAACGATACTGACACCAGTACACAGAACAACTCTTATTCCTTAGGCTTATCTCCTGTTAATGAAGCGATTCAGGTTGCAATAAAAGCAAAAAGCAAAGGTTACAGAAAAGCACTGATTATTGCTCCCAATAATGCCTGGGGTAATGAAGTAACCAAGGCTTTTACTAATCAGTGGAATGAAGATGGGGGCCTTGTTGTTGACACTCTTCGATATGCAGCCAAGCAAGATTTGAATAAGAGCATGAAAGATTTTTTGCAAATCACCAATAGTCAGGAACGGGAGAAAAAATTAAAACAGGTATTAGGGTACAATGTCCAATCGACTACTAGCCGAAGACAGGATTTTGATATGATATTTTTATTGGCTTATCCTTCAAAGGCCCGCCAAATTATGCCTTTATTAAAATATTATTATGCTGGAGATGTTCCCGTGTACGCCACCTCAAGTGTTTATGGCGGGAGTGCCAATGCTTTGAAGGATAAGGATTTGGATGGGATCATTTTCTGTGATATACCCTGGGTATTTTCTCATCAGATGGGAACGAAAAACTGGCCTGAACAATTCAATAGTTATAACAGGCTTTATGCTTTAGGCATGGACAGTTATACTTTGGCTACCCAATTAAACCAACTGATATTATTCCCAGCCGATGGCTCTAACGATTCGACAGGAATTTTATATTTAAAACCTACTCAACAAGTAGCCAGAGTTCTTGAATGGGGGCAATTTAAACAGGGTCTGGCTCATTCACTAGGGGATACCGTTTAA
- a CDS encoding YraN family protein produces MTQEKGKFAEQLALNYLKENGLELVIQNYRCRLGEIDLIMREGAYLVFIEVRSRSNSSFGGGLASITYEKKQKIIKTTSHYMIKYRIQDKFPIRFDVVSIDGKSNKITWLKNAFDAGS; encoded by the coding sequence ATGACTCAAGAAAAAGGAAAGTTTGCTGAACAATTGGCTTTAAATTACCTAAAGGAAAATGGTCTTGAATTAGTAATCCAAAACTATCGTTGTCGTTTGGGAGAAATTGATTTGATTATGCGTGAGGGGGCTTATCTGGTTTTTATTGAGGTTCGATCGCGCTCAAATAGCAGTTTTGGTGGAGGGCTTGCCAGCATTACTTACGAAAAGAAACAAAAAATAATAAAAACAACTTCTCATTATATGATTAAGTATCGAATACAGGATAAGTTTCCCATACGGTTTGATGTGGTTAGCATAGATGGAAAATCAAACAAGATTACCTGGTTGAAGAACGCATTTGATGCAGGATCCTAG
- a CDS encoding SulP family inorganic anion transporter: protein MTRSQLILAILAGLVISIDNMISIVAFSSLIYQGALEIYIPLVINILAISVIIISASYLFMSSPPYAIAQLQDEAAILYSAMALVIIKSMPSGSINEAIFITILFLLGVTTCLTGLSFYFVGKFKFGNIIRYLPYPVICGFMAATGWLVLSGTFALLTGKALHQNWFIFFHKEEILLWAPGFIAGIVVYIFKEKFGYRYALQLMFIFLVILFYALFYIFNLEYLVDPTEGYVLGPFNQSHIDSLLKPEIWQMIHYPFSMTLLNYVGLVILVSFIALLLNASSYELIVNKQLDLNKELRTAGIGNVLSGLVGGMVGYLSLSASTVAKEYGGARIIGVMAFVPMLLILCFGAVVVECFPKMAIGCYLFYIAFCFLSEWLVNTWRLLNLSEYLIVLLILVIAIIFNMITAVAIGTVISIFIFAFRYSKINPVKYLFSGSDYNSSFERNPISQSILSTQGDEIKFLKLQGFLFFGSIYRLLQLIKSIQKARYIILDFELVYNIDSSRIILMKNLKLHAEKNNIWFAICSLKPIVYDELMKTNLLESETNWLKVFTDQESALEWCEEQVIEKYAQNINIEEVTLEQQLLYLGFSSELVAWISEKASIKSYNPNDMICHEGEESTSVYFIHRGRVSAFVGDKRVLVVGSGNVLGEIAMYTHKKRTATLRTHEKTIVYEIDLKSIQELSINKPLLLVQFHVCMAKILANRLSVLNKRIKVFDSTAILQ, encoded by the coding sequence ATGACTCGAAGTCAATTGATATTGGCTATTTTGGCAGGATTGGTCATAAGTATTGACAATATGATTAGTATTGTTGCATTTTCCTCACTTATTTACCAAGGTGCGTTAGAGATTTATATTCCACTTGTCATTAATATATTGGCTATTTCAGTAATTATTATAAGCGCTAGCTACTTGTTCATGTCTTCTCCTCCTTATGCGATCGCTCAGTTGCAAGATGAAGCGGCAATTTTGTATTCAGCCATGGCATTAGTGATCATTAAATCAATGCCATCAGGCTCTATTAATGAAGCCATCTTTATCACGATCCTCTTTCTTCTTGGTGTCACAACCTGTTTAACCGGGTTGTCATTTTATTTCGTTGGAAAATTCAAGTTTGGAAATATTATCCGTTATCTGCCGTACCCTGTGATTTGTGGCTTTATGGCAGCAACAGGTTGGTTGGTTTTATCAGGAACCTTTGCATTATTAACCGGTAAAGCATTACACCAGAATTGGTTTATTTTTTTTCATAAGGAGGAAATATTACTGTGGGCACCAGGGTTTATCGCGGGAATAGTTGTTTATATTTTTAAAGAAAAGTTTGGTTATCGGTACGCGCTTCAATTGATGTTTATTTTTCTTGTTATTTTATTCTATGCCCTTTTTTATATTTTTAATTTGGAGTACTTGGTAGACCCAACAGAAGGATACGTCTTGGGACCTTTCAATCAAAGCCATATTGATTCGCTTCTGAAACCTGAAATATGGCAAATGATTCATTATCCATTTTCAATGACCTTATTGAATTATGTAGGGTTGGTTATACTGGTAAGTTTTATTGCCTTGTTATTAAATGCGAGTAGTTATGAATTGATAGTTAATAAGCAATTGGATTTGAACAAGGAACTTCGTACAGCGGGTATTGGCAATGTATTAAGTGGGTTAGTTGGAGGGATGGTTGGCTATTTGTCTTTGTCAGCATCTACTGTTGCAAAAGAATATGGTGGTGCTCGTATTATCGGAGTGATGGCTTTTGTTCCCATGTTGCTTATTTTGTGCTTTGGTGCCGTGGTCGTTGAATGTTTCCCGAAAATGGCTATCGGTTGTTACTTGTTTTATATCGCTTTCTGTTTTCTATCTGAATGGTTAGTTAATACCTGGCGTTTATTAAATTTAAGTGAATATTTAATTGTTTTGCTGATATTAGTTATTGCTATTATCTTTAATATGATTACGGCGGTGGCTATAGGAACGGTTATTTCAATTTTTATCTTCGCTTTTCGTTACAGCAAAATAAATCCGGTTAAGTATTTATTTTCAGGATCAGACTATAATTCCTCTTTTGAAAGAAATCCGATATCTCAATCCATTTTATCTACACAAGGTGATGAAATTAAGTTTTTGAAATTACAGGGATTTCTTTTTTTTGGCTCTATTTACAGGTTACTTCAGTTAATAAAAAGCATTCAAAAAGCTCGATATATCATTTTAGACTTTGAGCTTGTCTACAATATTGACTCATCCCGTATTATTTTGATGAAAAACTTAAAGCTCCATGCGGAAAAAAATAATATTTGGTTTGCAATTTGTTCATTAAAGCCTATTGTTTATGATGAATTAATGAAAACTAATTTATTAGAATCGGAAACTAATTGGCTTAAAGTATTTACTGATCAAGAGTCTGCCTTAGAGTGGTGTGAAGAGCAAGTTATAGAAAAATATGCGCAAAATATAAATATTGAAGAAGTAACACTAGAGCAACAATTACTGTATTTAGGTTTTTCCTCTGAACTGGTCGCATGGATTAGCGAAAAGGCTTCCATAAAATCTTATAACCCGAATGATATGATTTGTCATGAAGGAGAGGAGTCAACCAGTGTTTACTTTATTCATCGGGGAAGGGTTTCAGCATTTGTCGGTGATAAACGCGTACTGGTTGTGGGTTCAGGAAATGTATTAGGTGAAATTGCCATGTACACACATAAGAAACGTACCGCAACATTAAGAACCCATGAAAAAACCATTGTGTATGAAATTGATTTGAAGTCAATCCAAGAGCTTTCTATAAATAAACCGTTGCTCTTGGTTCAATTTCATGTATGTATGGCTAAAATTTTGGCAAATCGTCTCTCAGTACTAAATAAGCGGATAAAAGTTTTTGATTCCACAGCCATTTTGCAATAA
- a CDS encoding BON domain-containing protein, producing the protein MKMNLKFKSIVVMMIGALLTGCVAVVVAGAAAGMVYDRRSVTTMEADARLFHVIHKAIIKDPRFRHSRILVTSFNRVVLLVGQTPAASLRVLAERIAQNAPGVKRVYDEITVDNPIPLTQRTKDSWITSQVRSNMLTKKGLESGSIRIVTENGVVYLMGIVSDEQALLAVDVARRVAGVRKVVKIFQYIR; encoded by the coding sequence ATGAAAATGAATCTAAAATTTAAATCTATCGTAGTGATGATGATTGGCGCTTTACTAACCGGTTGTGTTGCTGTGGTTGTTGCAGGTGCAGCAGCGGGTATGGTTTATGATAGAAGAAGCGTGACTACCATGGAGGCCGATGCTCGATTATTTCATGTGATTCATAAAGCCATCATCAAGGATCCTCGATTTAGGCACTCTAGAATTCTCGTTACCAGTTTTAACCGGGTGGTATTGCTGGTTGGACAAACCCCCGCTGCGTCATTGCGTGTTCTAGCCGAGCGGATCGCTCAAAATGCCCCTGGAGTAAAAAGAGTTTATGATGAAATAACGGTTGATAATCCCATTCCCCTGACTCAACGGACGAAAGACAGTTGGATTACAAGTCAAGTTAGAAGTAACATGTTGACTAAAAAAGGACTTGAATCGGGTTCGATACGGATAGTTACTGAAAATGGAGTAGTCTATTTGATGGGAATTGTTTCTGATGAGCAAGCATTGCTAGCGGTTGACGTGGCCAGACGCGTTGCTGGAGTGAGGAAAGTTGTGAAAATATTCCAATATATTCGTTAG